A part of Plasmodium sp. gorilla clade G2 genome assembly, chromosome: 8 genomic DNA contains:
- a CDS encoding PAP2-like protein, putative, with protein sequence MLIKAYLPTLLHVGYLFNTIQCINIINYLLFGGSDKDSPNKNSSETKEEKNKKMEEFIDEKMKINLRSKKINSLKPIYTNTELETNYYIDDNETFKKLYANYPLCEAKYKLVDKLKSFNIFKKLMTDKPKKIILFKTCIIELYGMLSVTIRNVNHFSSVIATVYGYVPFLIMILTVLGFIITFNKNLLYIIFIMPTQTIISDIFLKRIFKKPRPINSALPTYGMPSSHSSFAIALLTFLLLHITEHKKDKWSIITYVIATLTLLPIPWSRVEVEDHTVLQVIVGSIVGICFGFIFYFMKKYFFKYKDSQP encoded by the coding sequence ATGTTAATAAAAGCTTATTTACCTACGTTATTACATGTCGGTTATTTGTTTAATACAATACAatgcataaatataataaattatcttttatttgGGGGGTCTGATAAAGATTCTCCTAATAAGAATTCAAGTGAAACTAaagaggaaaaaaataagaagatGGAAGAATTTATTGATgaaaagatgaaaataaatttacGTAGTAAAAAGATAAATAGTTTGAAAccaatatatacaaatactGAATTAGaaacaaattattatatagatgATAATGagacatttaaaaaattatatgctAATTATCCTTTATGTGAAGCAAAATATAAACTAgttgataaattaaaatcatttaatatctttaaaaaattaatgacagataaaccaaaaaaaattattttatttaaaacatgTATAATAGAATTATATGGTATGTTATCTGTAACAATAAGAAATGTAAATCATTTCTCATCAGTAATAGCAACTGTATATGGATATGTtccatttttaataatgatttTAACCGTATTGGGATTCATAAttacttttaataaaaatttactttatattatttttataatgccGACACAAACCATAATTagtgatatatttttaaaaagaatatttaaaaaaccAAGACCAATTAATAGTGCCTTACCAACTTATGGTATGCCCTCAAGTCATAGTTCTTTTGCTATAGCTTTATTAACTTTTCTTTTACTTCATATTACAGAACACAAAAAAGACAAATGGAGTATTATCACATATGTAATAGCTACTCTTACCTTACTCCCAATACCTTGGAGTCGTGTGGAAGTTGAAGATCACACCGTATTGCAAGTTATAGTTGGTTCTATTGTAGGTATATGTTTTGgatttattttctattttatgaaaaaatatttttttaaatataaagattCACAACCATAA
- a CDS encoding serine/threonine protein kinase, FIKK family produces the protein MIRASEKVEYCKSKTMTCDDDYVSLKSSKTLNINNAEEYEKIGNERGDVQNMNDPENVSLYKNKKYNTKKNVHKSNVDMCEGNNINSTDRKSNNTKRNSSKYNGLEERDDKENNNNMNNMNSMNIMYDRNVANTTYYENESFDNCPKESKDLSEKFMNKNMIDNNNNNNNNTIMNEDDIFMKYIEDTKNNDNSKNFINDKEFLYSMSKDKYAETNRSTTEIFDNMNCIEYSNEYKQTNNEIINNTMMKEDTNKDDIKNVYRNISMDSKDCSGINFNEMNVEENNSLVIGNNSNLESYENVGNESYIENIMYRNKKEHNEDDKDEEDHNSNNNYNLNEKNGNYKNILSNQDIYKETENANDNTTTDCTSVKDVPKFITNNPMQDNLLNNTYLSKDLNKNFKSYEQVYVKDNNSLLHTTAGCDNKNRSYANFHFNTVENKNMHIMMEEEKYNDHNKAHHEIADNGYIINSRDVVNNKDSFYKSLSQQMYIDKDGNKYNVDITSDLFEKKCIINDKNIKNNYNENNDILRGPGQSDMSNNMYISQKGFQLNQEGINDMLRNQNNITYQNNQYNGYIKDEKNIMGNLCERIEPNYIDSMSKRDSEGTNSTVHKNNINRNNNINKNNNNNNNNNNIHGNRNSNNIHSNRTSNNIHSNRTSNNIHSNRTSNNIHSNRTSNNINSNRNSNNINSNRNSNNINSNRNSNNINSNRNSNNSNRNNYNSCVVPGNMNSNNNKSYNNKNYNNDNSYDKSLDEYFRNNLPEDIIKNIKYENPSNTYNDLLNNRDYDLISKIKENPVYYASEKEKKRMKNKDMKQSKYVSNEKLDSDEHTHIYKNNNEDNNSMNRDTTIISKCDNSETHYGQGNSYMLPACQRNDLLKDDRNPMLSISKQKIKNIWSKFKNNSCKEHNVNRMYESKNNNYVQKMEMLNIPKKGLGNEYYNYPYNNNINNINNNNNNNNKDCINKPIIYMNNMNNNNMEKQMKPKCIFNWKIAKKSLMKMLQSAHNFYFNGVKYSDWKFTCIPTLGFSKSSNRVQQMYRAFVVPKDNNVKKEVKLFIKKIPIYIWVKQFNLMNEFDGEYVTDGENFVMEATALAFLNEYHPGITPKLYRILYEPDNKYFNEGLSQKSMYNNLNVFNDMLSERLKCNAGGNIVIVSEFFNEDILDFIDRRQKKYNMKISNNEKSFILYQCLKLLIRLHDAGLSHLDLTPENILISDNYELRFCDLSKSTPIYTYNLRHIKDMNRLYLFESCEPTIAKGAYMPPECWKIYWKYDTMKIKNPLKDLKHMTDQEKRKQFYFDVSSADKFMLGVFFFWIWTNGNLWKCSDPLQDEDFFYFVKCDMNFDNFELTKNWPNELKDIIKQLLHAEQRKKLNLKDLSAHPWWSFKL, from the exons atgataagAGCTAGCGAAAAGGTAGAATATTGCAAATCCAAAACCATGACTTGTGACGATGATTATGTATCGTTGAAATCTTCGAAGAccttaaatataaataacgcAGAAGAATATGAGAAGATAGGTAATGAGAGAGGAGATGTacaaaatatgaatgatCCTGAAAATGtgtcattatataaaaataagaaatacaatacaaaaaaaaatgttcataAAAGTAATGTTGACATGTGTGAgggaaataatattaacagtACTGATagaaaaagtaataatacaaaaagaaACTCATCAAAATATAATGGTTTAGAAGAAAGagatgataaagaaaataataataatatgaataatatgaatagtatgaatattatgtatGATAGAAATGTGGCGAATACAACATATTATGAGAATGAATCATTTGATAATTGTCCAAAAGAATCCAAAGACTTATCCGAAAAgtttatgaataaaaatatgatagataataataataataataataataatacaattatgaatgaagatgatatttttatgaaatatatagaagataccaaaaataatgataattctaaaaattttattaatgatAAAGAATTTCTTTATTCCATGTCAAAAGATAAATATGCCGAAACAAACAGATCCACAACAGaaatatttgataatatgaattgTATAGAATAttcaaatgaatataaacaaacgaataatgaaattattaataatactaTGATGAAAGAAGATACAAATAAGgatgatattaaaaatgtttatagaaatatttcTATGGATTCTAAAGATTGTTCAGgaataaattttaatgaaatgaatgtagaagaaaataatagtCTTGTCATTGGTAATAATTCAAATTTAGAAAGTTATGAGAATGTGGGAAATGAAAGTTATATTGAAAACATTAtgtatagaaataaaaaggaacACAATGAAGATGATAAGGATGAAGAAGATCATAattctaataataattataatttgaatgaaaagaatggaaattataagaatatcTTGAGTAATCAAGATATTTATAAAGAAACAGAAAATGCTAATGATAATACAACAACAGATTGTACATCAGTTAAGGATGTTCCCAAGTTTATTACAAATAATCCTATGCaagataatttattaaataatacatatttgtCTAAAGATTTGAATAAAAATTTCAAAAGTTATGAACAAGTCTATGTTAAggataataattctttattacATACAACTGCAGGTTGTGACAATAAGAATAGATCATATGccaattttcattttaatacagtagaaaataaaaatatgcatattatgatggaagaagaaaaatacaaTGACCATAATAAAGCCCATCATGAAATAGCTGATAAtggttatataataaattctaGAGATGttgttaataataaagattcaTTTTATAAGAGCCTTTCTCAACAAATGTATATAGATAAAGAtggtaataaatataatgttgACATTACAAGTGATCTTTTTGAAAAGAAATGcattataaatgataaaaacataaaaaataattataatgaaaataatgacatATTAAGAGGACCAGGTCAAAGTGATATGTccaataatatgtatatatcacAAAAAGGTTTCCAGTTAAATCAAGAAGGAATTAATGATATGTTAagaaatcaaaataatataacatatcaaaataatcaatataatggatatataaaagatgaaaaaaatattatgggTAACTTGTGTGAAAGGATAGAACCAAATTATATTGATTCAATGTCTAAGAGAGATAGTGAAGGAACAAACAGTActgttcataaaaataatattaataggaataataatataaataagaataataataataataataataataataatattcatggTAATcgaaatagtaataatattcacAGTAATAGAACTAGTAACAATATTCACAGTAATAGAACTAGTAACAATATTCACAGTAATAGAActagtaataatattcacAGTAATCGAACTAGtaacaatattaatagtaatcGAAATAGTAACAACATTAATAGTAATCGAAATAGCaacaatattaatagtaatcGAAATAGCaacaatattaatagtaatcGAAACAGCAATAATAGTAACAGAAATAATTACAATAGCTGTGTTGTTCCAGGAAATATGaacagtaataataataagagttataataataagaattataataatgataattcgTATGATAAATCTTTAGATGAATATTTCCGAAATAATCTCCCAgaagatattattaaaaatatcaaatatgaaaatccatccaatacatataatgatttattaaataatagaGACTATGATTTAATTTCAAAGATAAAAGAAAATCCTGTGTATTATGCTTCagaaaaggaaaagaaaCGAATGAAGAATAAAGATATGAAACAATCTAAATATGTATCAAATGAGAAATTGGATTCAGATGAACatacacatatttataaaaataataatgaagataataatagtatGAATCGAGATACTACAATTATATCTAAATGTGATAATTCTGAAACACATTATGGTCAAGGAAATTCTTATATGCTTCCTGCATGTCAAAGAAATGATTTATTAAAGGATGATAGAAATCCTATGTTATCAATTTCAAaacaaaagataaaaaatatttggaGTAAATTTAAAAACAATTCTTGTAAAGAACATAATGTAAATAGAATGTATGAAagtaagaataataattatgtacAAAAAATGGAAATGTTGAATATTCCAAAGAAAGGATTAGGAAATGAGTATTACAATTATCCATACAACAATAATATcaacaatattaataataataataataataataataaagattgtattaataaaccaataatatatatgaataatatgaataataataatatggagaAACAAATGAAACCTAAATGTATCTTTAATTGGAAGATAGCTAAAAAATCATTAATGAAAATGTTACAAAGCgctcataatttttatttcaatggTGTTAAATATTCAGATTGGAAATTTACTTGCATTCCAACACTTGGATTTTCTAAATCTAGCAATAGAGTTCAACAAATGTATAGAGCTTTTGTTGTTccaaaagataataatgtaaaaaaggaagttaaattatttattaaaaaaattcctatatatatatgggttAAACAATTTAATTTGATGAATGAATTTGATGGAGAATATGTAACAGATGGAGAAAATTTTGTAATGGAAGCTACTGCTTTAGCTTTTTTAAATGAGTACCATCCAGGAATAACAccaaaattatatagaatattatatgaaccagataacaaatattttaatgaaGGGCTTTCACAAAAAtctatgtataataatttgaatgTTTTTAATGATATGTTAAGTGAAAGATTGAAATGTAATGCTGGTGGTAATATTGTTATTGTCTCTGAATTTTTTAATGAAGACATACTTGATTTTATAGATCgtagacaaaaaaaatataatatgaaaatcagtaataatgaaaaaagttttatattatatcaatgtttaaaattattaatacgATTACATGATGCTGGTCTATCACATTTAGATTTAACAccagaaaatattttaatttctgATAATTATGAATTACGTTTCTGTGACCTATCTAAAAGTACAcctatatatacatataatttaagACACATTAAAGATATGAATCGTCTCTATTTATTTGAATCATGTGAACCTACTATTGCAAAAGGGGCATATATGCCACCAGAATGTTGGAAAATATATTGGAAATATGATAccatgaaaataaaaaatcctCTAAAAGATTTAAAACATATGACAGatcaagaaaaaagaaaacaattCTATTTCGATGTTTCTAGTGCAGATAAGTTTATGCTTGGTGTGTTCTTCTTTTGGATATGGACAAACGGAAATTTATGGAAATGCTCAGATCCTTTGCAAGATGAggattttttctatttcgtAAAATGTGATATGaattttgataattttgAATTAACAAAGAATTGGCCAAATGAGTTAAAAGATATCATCAAG CAATTATTACATGCAGAACAGAGAAAGAAGTTGAACTTGAAAGATCTAAGCGCACATCCATGGTGGTCTTTCAAGTTGTAA